One window from the genome of Solea solea chromosome 13, fSolSol10.1, whole genome shotgun sequence encodes:
- the prelid3a gene encoding PRELI domain containing protein 3A isoform X1 — MKIWSTEHIFGYPWETVIKAAMRKYPNPMNPNVVGVDVLERGLDTEGRLHSHRLLSTEWGLPGIVRAILGTNHTQTYVKEHSIVDPEEKKMELCSTNITLTNFISVDERLLYRPHPENPEVTILTQEAIITVKGVSLSSYLEGMMARRMSANARKGWDAIEWIIQNSERERTSL, encoded by the exons CCATGGGAGACAGTGATCAAGGCTGCGATGAGAAAGTACCCTAACCCCATGAACCCTAATGTCGTAGGGGTGGACGTGCTGGAACGCGGTCTGGACACCGAGGGACGTCTACACAGCCACAGACTGCTCAGCACAGAGTGGGGCCTACCAGGCATCGTACGAGCG atcCTGGGCACCAATCACACACAAACCTACGTGAAGGAACACTCCATAGTCGACCCAGAGGAGAAAAAGATGGAGTTGTGCTccacaaat ATCACTCTCACCAACTTCATATCAGTGGATGAGAGGCTTCTTTACAGACCACACCCAGAAAACCCTGAGGT TACCATTCTGACCCAGGAAGCCATCATTACTGTCAAGGGAGTTAGCCTGAGCAGTTACCTGGAAGGAATGATGGCCAGGAGAATGTCAGCCAATGCCAGAAAG GGTTGGGATGCTATTGAGTGGATTATTCAGAACTCTGAAAGAGAACGTACCTCTCTGTGA